In Streptomyces rapamycinicus NRRL 5491, the genomic stretch GATCGGCCAGACCAAGCACACCGCCGCCCGCCGTGACGTCTCCATCGCCGGGCTGGTCCGGGAGGCCGCCGTACGGGCCCTGGAGGACGCCCAGTTGACCTGGTCGGACATCGACGCCGTCGTCATCGGCAAGGCCCCCGACTTCTTCGAGGGCGTGATGATGCCAGAGCTGTACCTCGCCGACGCGCTCGGCGCGGTCGGCAAGCCGATGCTGCGCGTGCACACCGCGGGCTCGGTCGGCGGCTCCACCGCGCTGGTGGCCGCGGGCCTGGTCGCCGCCCGCGTCCACCGAACCGTCCTCACCCTCGCCTTCGAGAAGCAGTCGGAGTCCAACGCCATGTGGGGGCTGTCCCTGCCCATCCCCTTCCAGCAGCCGCTGCTGGCCGGGGCGGGCGGCTTCTTCGCCCCGCACGTCCGGGCGTATATGCGGCGCACCGGCGCGCCCTCCGGCATCGGCGCCCTCGTGGCCTACAAGGACCGCCGCAACGCCCTGCGCAACCCCTACGCGCATCTCCACGAGCACGATCTGACGCTGGACCAGGTGCGGTCGTCCCCGATGCTGTGGGACCCCATCCGCTACTCCGAGACCTGCCCCTCCTCGGACGGCGCCTGCGCCATGGTGCTCACCGACCGCGCGGGCGCGGACCGCGCCCCGTATCCCCCCGCCTGGATGCACGGCGGCGCCATGCGCAGCGAGCCGACGCTCTTCGCGGGGAAGGACTTCGTCTCGCCGAGGGCCGGCCGGGACTGCGCGGCCGATGTCTACCGCCAGGCCGGGATCACCGATCCGCGCCGGGAGATCGACGCGGTGGAGATGTAT encodes the following:
- a CDS encoding thiolase domain-containing protein — its product is MTKEPVAVVGIGQTKHTAARRDVSIAGLVREAAVRALEDAQLTWSDIDAVVIGKAPDFFEGVMMPELYLADALGAVGKPMLRVHTAGSVGGSTALVAAGLVAARVHRTVLTLAFEKQSESNAMWGLSLPIPFQQPLLAGAGGFFAPHVRAYMRRTGAPSGIGALVAYKDRRNALRNPYAHLHEHDLTLDQVRSSPMLWDPIRYSETCPSSDGACAMVLTDRAGADRAPYPPAWMHGGAMRSEPTLFAGKDFVSPRAGRDCAADVYRQAGITDPRREIDAVEMYVPFSWYEPMWLENLGFADEGEGWKLTESGVTELDGELPVNPSGGVLSTNPIGASGMLRFAEAALQVRGRAGEHQVDGARKALGHAYGGGSQFFSMWVVADTSPAG